The DNA segment ACGTGACGCCCCGCACGTTCGACCGGAACGCGTACGGGACCACCGGCTGAAACATCGGTGCCCACGGCCCGATCTGGGCGATCGTCCGGTTGAGCTTCAGATAAAGCGCCGCGCGTTTGGCGTCGTTGACCTCGCGCTCGGCCTCGCGTCCAAGGTCGGCCAGCTGTCGCGTCTCCGGTGTAGCGTCCGCCGGCCAGCCCGCGCGCACCGCGACGGTCCGCCCGGGGACGAACCCCAGGTAGTAGCTCACGTCGGGGAAGACCGCCGCCCACGCCCAGATGCCGAGCTGGTTCTTGCCGTCGCGGTACTGCTGAAGGGCGAGGGCGGTCGGCAGGCCGTTGAGCGAGATGCGGATGCCGACGGCAGCGAGGTCCTGCTGCACCTTCTCGGCGATGACGCTGTTTTGCACGCCGTAAAAGACGAGGTCGCTCGAGTACGTCAGCACACCGCTCAGCGGGCCCAGGTTGGCTTCTTTCAGCAGCTCCCGGGCGCGGGCGCGGTCCGTCGGTACCGCCTCGGAAGAGGGGAGGGCCCCCGGGAAGTTCGTGGGTATCGTGCCGGCGAGCCGGATGGCTCCCGGCCCGGCAAGCGCGAGCAGCCCCTGGTAGTCCAGCGCGTAGCGCACGGCCTGTTGCACTTTCGGGTTGCTGAACGGCCCCCCGATCTGGGGGTTGTTGTTCATCATGACGTACAGGAGGTTTGAGGCCAGACTCGTCTTCACCGTGACGCCGGGAGCATGCGCGAGGGTGCGGATTTGGTCCGGGCCGATGGCGAGGGCGATGTCCAGGTCGCCCCTGCGCAGCTCGAGATCCTGCGTCGCCGGCTCCTTGATGTTTCGAATGATGACCCGGCCGAGTGGCGGGGCTCCGCGCCAGTGGTTGGGGTTCCTCGTCAGCACGATATCCTGATTCGGCGTGTAGCTCGTCAGGATGAACGATCCGCTTCCCGCCGATTGGCTGTTGAGAAAGGATTCGGCCTTGTCGGTTTCCTTTGCGTCGGGCCCCGCCTCGCCCCCGTGCTCCATCACCAGCCTGCTGTCCACGACGCTGCACACCGGGCTGGAGAGAATCGCCAGGATCCCGGGACGGGGATCGCGGAGGCGGATCACCGTCGTCAAGGGATCCCGCGCCTGAATCTCCTCGACACCGTCCAGGAAGAACGCCGCGTTGCCCTTGATGTTCATGAGCCGGTCAAGCGACCACTTCACATCGGCCGAGGTGAGCGAATTCCCGCTCGCGAAGCGGACCCCCGGCCGGAGCCTAAATGTGTAGGCCCGGCCATCGTCAGAGATTGTCCACCCGGTGGCCAGCGACGGGCGGGGGGTCTTGAGGTCTTCACCCTGGAACGTGACCAATTGATCGTAGGTCACGTGGGCGATGTTGTTGGTGCCTTCCTCGAGTTCCCGCCCAGGGTCGAGCGTTTTGATATCGAAGTTCGAGCCGACGATGAGACTGGATGGCGACGATGCCGCGGCACGTACCCGGCTCGGATGTATCCACGCGCCGATCCCCGCGACCCCGGTTGCGGCCGCCGCCATCCGAAGGAGGTCCCGCCGCCGAACCCGGCCCGCACCATCACCCTGCGATTGCATGACCGTTGCCACCTCCACACGCACGAGATTTTCACCAAATTCTTCCACAGACGCCGAATCCCTGCGGCGATGGGCACGATCGTTCCGTTTTATGGGGAAGGATTGCGCGGACTTGAAACGGAATACCGATCCGCTGGCATGGGTCGCCCGGCTGGTATGAGGTGACGTCGATTCCACAGGATCGCCCGGTGCACTTACCCACGCTCAACCTGTTCTCGCTCGAAGGGCGCGTCGCCATCGTCACCGGCGGCAACCGGAACATCGGGTTGGGATTGAGTCGGGGCTTGGCCGGCGCCGGCGCAAGCGTCCTCATCGCGAACCGCGGCGCGGAAAGCGGGGAAGCGGCCGCCGCGCTCCTGCGGAATGAGGGCTGGGATGTGGAGGCGATTCCGACCGATGTGAGCGACCGGGACGCGTGCCAGCGCATGGCGGATTTTGCGGTTACCCGCTGGGGCCGAATCGATGTCCTCGTGAATAACGGTGCGGTGCGCGTCGACAAGACGGCCGCTGAGCACACGGCCGACGATTTCGACTGGATCATGGGCATCAACGTGCGGGGAGTCCTGCACGCCTGTCAGGCTGTCTACCCCGTGATGCGCGCCCAGGGTAAGGGGCGCATCGTGAACATCGGTTCCATCTCCGCCCGCAAGGGCGTGGTGAAGCGGACCTCCTACAGCGCATCCAAAGGCGCGGTCATCGCGCTGACCCGAGGCCTGGCGGTGGAATGGGCGGCCGAGGGCATCACGGTGAACGCGCTCTCTCCGGGATCGGTCGCACCGCCGGACCGACCGCCCGACCCCTCGTCGCCCCGGTTTCGGATCACGACGGATCTCATCCCGCTCGGTCGCATTTCCGGCCCAGAAGATCTTGTTGGATTGTGCGTCTTTTTGGCCTCGGACGCGTCGTCCTATGTGACCGGGCAAGACTTTCTCATCGACGGCGGGTGGACGTTGACGATGCGCCCGATGTCGGCGCCGTAACGTGAACTCGGACCTCGACGCTCTTTTTCGCTCTCGGGTGTCCGGCGTCCAAGCGCAGACGATCACGGCGAAGATTGCCGAATTCTACCGCTCGCCTGGCTCCTCACGGAAGCCGACCCAGCTGCCGCCGGGTGTGGTCGGACTGGGGTTCGATGAGATGGCGCGCCTCGTTGGGGCGATGCGCAGGCGACGCGCGACCTTGGGGCGATAATCCTTACGACCGCGGCGTTGAGTTTTATCGGGTTCGGCGCGCAGCCGGGATCTCCGGACTGGGGACGGATGGTCGCGGATGGCCGTGGGTACATGCGGAACTACTGGCGGGTCGTGGTCTTTCCCGGGCTGGCGATTTTGTTGTCGGTTGCTGCGTTCAACCTTGCCGGCGATGCTGCACGAGACGCCTTCGATCCGCGGCTGCGCGGGGGGTGACGCGCCATGCCGGAAGCAATCACCCGATAGAGGGGGGAGGGGAGACATTGAGCGAACCGCGATCCCGGCACCAGATCGTTCAACCGAACGGCGTGTACAGAACTCCGAGCTACGTCCCGGCGGTCCGCGCGGGGAACACGCTGTACCTCGCGGGCCAGGTGGGCCGCGACGAAACGGGCAACCCCGTCGGCCCCAATGATGCGGTGGCACAAGCCAAACAGATCTACAAGAACATCGGCCGAATCCTCGCCGCCGCGGGAGCCGACTGGACCGACGTCGTCAAAGTCACCACGTACCTCGTCGACCGTGCGGACTCGGCGGGCGTGAGCGCCGTGCGTTTCGAGCATTTCGGCGACTACCGCCCGCCGCACACGGGGCTTATCGTGGCCGGCCTCGGCAGCCCCGAGCTCCGTGTCGAGGTGGACGTGATCGCGGTCCTGGAACACTAACCGGGCTCGATGCGAATCCCCAACCTCGACGAAACCTGGCAGCACCGACAACTCCTCCCGACGCTCGAGGGCATCGTGCGGCGAGTCCTGATCGATGAGGACTTTGCCGTGACGCAGGCGGCGGGACTGGAGCAGGATGTCAGCGCGTTCTTGGGAGGCGGTCATGCCGTCGCGGTGCAGTCCGGAACCGCCGCGCTCTTCCTGACGCTGCTCGCGCTCGGGGTGGGGTCGGGGGACGAAGTCATCACGGCGCCCAACTCGGATCTGGCCACCACGGCGTCCATTAGCCATACCGGCGCCCGATTTGTCTTCTGCGACGTCGAGCCGGACACGATGAACCTCGACCCCGCGCTGGTCGAGAACCGGATCAGTCCCCGAACGAAAGCGATTCTCCCCGTGCACCTGTACGGCCATCCCGCGGAGATGGGGCCGGTCGTGGAGATCGCGCGACGTCACCGCCTCCTCGTTATCGAGGATGCCTGCCTCTCCATCGGTGCGTCGTACCATGGGCAGGCGACCGGCCTCATCGGGAAGGCGGGTTGCTTCAGCTTTGGGATCCGAAAGGTCATCAGCGGGGCGGGCACCGGAGGCATGGTCGTCACCCACGACCCGGAGTTGGCCCGGCGTATTCGGCTCTTGCGAGCGGTGGGGCAATACCCGGCGATGAACGAGATGACGCCGAGTGCGCGCGAGGAGGTGCACGGTCAGCAGAACCTGGTGGAAGGGTACTATCTCCAACTCAACAACATGCAGGCCGCGATCATTCGGGAGAAGCTCCACCACCTGCGCGAGTGGCAGGCCCGGCGGCAAGACCTCGCCGACCGCTACGCCCGCCACTTCGCCGGGACCCGAGTGACGGCGCCCGTGGTGCGGCCCGGCTGCACGCACGCCTGGCGGGATTATGTCGTGCAGCTGCCGCACCGCGCTGAGGTACGCCGCGCCCTGCGCGAAGCCGGGATCGCCACCGCGCTCCGCTATGTTCCTCCCGTGTACCTGCAGCCCGTCTACCGGCACCTCGGTTTGGGTCCGGGGAGCTTCCCGGTCGCCGAGCGCTTGGCTGACCGGGTGTTGGGCCTACCGATGTACCCGGGGTTGCACACGGATCAGGTCGACGAGGTGGCCTCGGCGGTGCTGGCGGCGCTGCGTACGGTGAATGACTGAGCTCCCGGCAGCTATCGGTTCCGGAACCTTGGATCGAGGAAGTCGCGCAGGCGGTCGCCGACGATGTTGATCGGTAGCACGAAGGTAAAGATCGCCAGCCCCGGGAAGGTGCTGATCCACCACTGATCGAGGTAGTTCCTGCCCGCCGC comes from the bacterium genome and includes:
- a CDS encoding ABC transporter substrate-binding protein, whose product is MATVMQSQGDGAGRVRRRDLLRMAAAATGVAGIGAWIHPSRVRAAASSPSSLIVGSNFDIKTLDPGRELEEGTNNIAHVTYDQLVTFQGEDLKTPRPSLATGWTISDDGRAYTFRLRPGVRFASGNSLTSADVKWSLDRLMNIKGNAAFFLDGVEEIQARDPLTTVIRLRDPRPGILAILSSPVCSVVDSRLVMEHGGEAGPDAKETDKAESFLNSQSAGSGSFILTSYTPNQDIVLTRNPNHWRGAPPLGRVIIRNIKEPATQDLELRRGDLDIALAIGPDQIRTLAHAPGVTVKTSLASNLLYVMMNNNPQIGGPFSNPKVQQAVRYALDYQGLLALAGPGAIRLAGTIPTNFPGALPSSEAVPTDRARARELLKEANLGPLSGVLTYSSDLVFYGVQNSVIAEKVQQDLAAVGIRISLNGLPTALALQQYRDGKNQLGIWAWAAVFPDVSYYLGFVPGRTVAVRAGWPADATPETRQLADLGREAEREVNDAKRAALYLKLNRTIAQIGPWAPMFQPVVPYAFRSNVRGVTFASSWEVDYYAVGKG
- a CDS encoding SDR family oxidoreductase is translated as MHLPTLNLFSLEGRVAIVTGGNRNIGLGLSRGLAGAGASVLIANRGAESGEAAAALLRNEGWDVEAIPTDVSDRDACQRMADFAVTRWGRIDVLVNNGAVRVDKTAAEHTADDFDWIMGINVRGVLHACQAVYPVMRAQGKGRIVNIGSISARKGVVKRTSYSASKGAVIALTRGLAVEWAAEGITVNALSPGSVAPPDRPPDPSSPRFRITTDLIPLGRISGPEDLVGLCVFLASDASSYVTGQDFLIDGGWTLTMRPMSAP
- a CDS encoding RidA family protein translates to MSEPRSRHQIVQPNGVYRTPSYVPAVRAGNTLYLAGQVGRDETGNPVGPNDAVAQAKQIYKNIGRILAAAGADWTDVVKVTTYLVDRADSAGVSAVRFEHFGDYRPPHTGLIVAGLGSPELRVEVDVIAVLEH
- a CDS encoding DegT/DnrJ/EryC1/StrS family aminotransferase; translation: MRIPNLDETWQHRQLLPTLEGIVRRVLIDEDFAVTQAAGLEQDVSAFLGGGHAVAVQSGTAALFLTLLALGVGSGDEVITAPNSDLATTASISHTGARFVFCDVEPDTMNLDPALVENRISPRTKAILPVHLYGHPAEMGPVVEIARRHRLLVIEDACLSIGASYHGQATGLIGKAGCFSFGIRKVISGAGTGGMVVTHDPELARRIRLLRAVGQYPAMNEMTPSAREEVHGQQNLVEGYYLQLNNMQAAIIREKLHHLREWQARRQDLADRYARHFAGTRVTAPVVRPGCTHAWRDYVVQLPHRAEVRRALREAGIATALRYVPPVYLQPVYRHLGLGPGSFPVAERLADRVLGLPMYPGLHTDQVDEVASAVLAALRTVND